A genomic segment from Vibrio panuliri encodes:
- a CDS encoding MBL fold metallo-hydrolase has translation MSKLGSLGMITQSHIASVVGKFRASWVDASRRESEQRRLARIEQSPQFHQSKVINRLPRVASNESMSSVMKKFFFERSTLKPQNALPYQPVDIELLYSKPLSPRVTWLGHSSLYVEIDSVKLLIDPVFEYASPWAVKRMFARNVSSPITREKLPTPDAIVISHDHYDHLEKSTVRFYADKGVQFIVPLAVGRHLEKWGVAPDKIEELDWWESTLIGSVELTATPANHNSGRTGFDSNSTLWASWVIKGVSGSLFYSGDTAYDNHFKQIGERFGPFDIAFIEVAANVKNGIGYPVENWGHMQARHTANAYQDLQANILMPVHWSTFELFAHRWDEPIEDLRQEAQQIGAELITPMIGESFEIHSEINSTRWWESPEYHLTKVDYSYSG, from the coding sequence ATGAGCAAACTGGGTTCACTTGGTATGATTACTCAATCACACATTGCTTCGGTAGTCGGCAAGTTTAGGGCATCGTGGGTAGATGCCTCAAGGCGTGAAAGTGAGCAGCGTCGCCTAGCGCGTATTGAACAATCGCCGCAGTTCCACCAAAGCAAAGTGATCAATCGCTTACCTCGCGTTGCGAGCAACGAAAGTATGTCGAGTGTGATGAAAAAGTTCTTCTTTGAGCGTTCAACACTGAAACCTCAAAATGCGCTTCCTTATCAACCAGTAGACATTGAGTTACTCTATTCTAAGCCTCTTTCACCAAGAGTGACGTGGCTTGGGCATTCCAGCCTCTATGTTGAAATCGATAGTGTCAAACTCTTAATTGATCCTGTGTTTGAGTATGCCTCACCATGGGCAGTTAAACGGATGTTTGCTAGGAATGTGAGTTCGCCGATCACAAGAGAGAAGCTACCAACACCCGATGCAATCGTCATTTCGCACGACCATTACGACCATCTGGAGAAATCGACAGTACGTTTTTACGCTGATAAAGGTGTTCAGTTTATTGTGCCATTGGCGGTGGGGCGCCATTTAGAAAAATGGGGCGTCGCACCGGATAAAATTGAAGAGCTAGATTGGTGGGAGTCGACCTTGATCGGTAGTGTCGAGCTAACCGCGACGCCAGCTAACCACAACTCTGGGCGTACTGGGTTTGACTCTAACTCGACGCTTTGGGCGTCATGGGTGATCAAAGGGGTGAGCGGATCATTGTTTTACAGCGGTGATACCGCCTATGACAATCACTTTAAACAGATTGGTGAGCGTTTCGGCCCGTTCGATATTGCCTTTATTGAAGTGGCGGCTAACGTGAAAAATGGCATCGGTTACCCAGTCGAAAATTGGGGACATATGCAAGCTAGGCATACCGCAAATGCTTATCAAGATCTGCAGGCGAACATACTGATGCCAGTACACTGGTCGACGTTTGAACTGTTTGCTCATCGTTGGGATGAGCCAATTGAAGATTTACGCCAAGAAGCCCAGCAAATTGGTGCCGAGCTGATTACACCTATGATTGGTGAGTCATTTGAGATTCATTCAGAGATAAACTCTACTCGATGGTGGGAATCGCCAGAGTATCATCTAACTAAAGTGGACTATAGCTACTCAGGCTAG
- a CDS encoding TetR/AcrR family transcriptional regulator, whose amino-acid sequence MVKISDIKQKDIINSAIQVFAQKGFEQASMEGISKQAGVSKRTLYKYYPNKEALFEVIVDNLMCRFDDQPTAQFELLRSTEQQLIELTLKQLCYINSEDYQIAARMVIAECIRCPNASRMLISKFGAIEDSYGLHEWVRQGIAANRLLVPNVSLAVEQYIGSIKAVVFWPHLLAHKSPPSCDEVKIAVESAVKGFVATYEVSN is encoded by the coding sequence ATGGTAAAAATTAGCGATATAAAACAGAAAGATATTATCAACTCTGCCATTCAGGTTTTTGCTCAAAAAGGCTTTGAACAAGCGAGCATGGAGGGGATTTCTAAACAAGCGGGTGTGTCAAAGCGCACTTTGTATAAGTACTACCCTAACAAAGAAGCGCTATTTGAAGTCATTGTAGACAATTTGATGTGTCGTTTTGATGATCAGCCCACTGCTCAATTCGAACTCTTGCGTTCAACAGAGCAGCAGTTAATTGAACTCACTCTTAAACAGCTTTGCTATATCAACAGTGAGGATTATCAGATCGCCGCACGCATGGTGATTGCAGAGTGTATCCGTTGTCCTAACGCGTCTCGCATGCTGATAAGCAAATTTGGCGCAATTGAAGATAGCTACGGCTTACATGAGTGGGTTCGCCAAGGCATTGCTGCCAATCGTCTACTGGTACCAAACGTTTCACTCGCAGTAGAGCAATACATTGGCAGTATTAAAGCCGTGGTGTTTTGGCCGCACCTTCTCGCCCATAAGTCACCACCAAGTTGCGACGAGGTGAAAATCGCAGTAGAGAGTGCGGTAAAAGGTTTTGTCGCGACATACGAAGTGAGCAACTAA
- a CDS encoding VOC family protein, translating to MKQSIVHIALVVKDYDEAIDFYVNKLKFELVEDTYQPEQDKRWVVVSPPGSNGVTLLLARASKPEQFDFVGNQTGGRVFLFLNTDDFWRDYKRMCSLGIHFVREPKEAEYGTVAVFEDLYGNQWDLLQLKPDHPIAMRHSK from the coding sequence ATGAAGCAATCAATTGTTCACATTGCTTTGGTCGTTAAAGACTATGATGAAGCGATAGACTTTTACGTCAACAAACTGAAGTTTGAGTTGGTGGAAGACACCTACCAACCAGAGCAGGACAAACGTTGGGTAGTGGTTTCGCCGCCAGGATCAAATGGCGTAACTTTGTTGCTTGCGCGAGCCTCAAAGCCTGAACAGTTTGACTTTGTTGGCAACCAAACGGGCGGACGGGTATTTTTGTTTCTCAATACCGATGATTTTTGGCGCGACTATAAGCGAATGTGCTCGTTAGGTATTCATTTTGTCAGAGAGCCAAAAGAAGCCGAGTATGGCACGGTAGCAGTGTTTGAAGATCTCTATGGTAATCAATGGGATCTGTTACAGCTGAAACCTGACCACCCTATCGCTATGCGCCATAGCAAATAG
- a CDS encoding VF530 family protein, with product MQNQPNNPLHGLSLEKIVTRLVEHYGWQGLYSEIRVNCFQKDPSVKSSLKFLRKTQWARDKVEALYIDTFC from the coding sequence ATGCAAAATCAGCCAAATAACCCGCTACATGGGCTATCGCTCGAAAAGATTGTGACTCGCTTAGTTGAACACTATGGCTGGCAAGGTTTGTACTCTGAGATTAGAGTTAACTGCTTTCAAAAAGATCCATCAGTGAAATCTTCACTTAAGTTTCTGCGTAAGACCCAATGGGCGAGAGATAAAGTCGAAGCACTCTATATTGATACGTTTTGCTAA
- a CDS encoding bifunctional metallophosphatase/5'-nucleotidase, whose amino-acid sequence MKKNLLSSAILLSLAFPTFAADGDIHQVTILGTSDLHGHFMAWDYAADKLNMRGSLSQISTKVDEIRQEQPNIILVDAGDTIQGNFVETFKDEPVDPMMLGFNHMKYDVWVLGNHEFDFGLKVLDRSLTQFQGHSLGGNIKRADGNPFLPAYTVIERGGIKIGVIGMDTPMTQVFAEGTNRLEGVTFTNPTLEVQKVIKQIDDKVDAIVLVAHMGLDNENDIANTGVTDIANGNPELDAIVAGHMHTRIDKAVVNGVIITEPDKYGRALSRVDLQFEERDGKFNLVNKDSFTYKIKGIDSDKDMDELYQPYHKRLRDMANRPVAELTGVDLVPENEIRGIPQVHIQDTGISALFQEASFFYAPKANVIALQIDNDNAELDVGPIKAKDIAYNYQYAGGEITVYQMTGKELKTYMEWSAGYFNSVVPGDVTYSFDPIRRASKYSTNDFFAGVTYTIDLTQPKGKRITDLQFADGTKITDDTAIQLGMNSYRMGHLTKKGGVLEGRDFPVLFDTEAEYGEEAGTIRNLTIKYLTEEKAGVYQGMPMQRWKLAGLDDGYAEQREIVKALINEGKIDVPMSEDGRYTNIASINVQGLMFDSEKAMQKAVAERKALLKQASAADKVNIERELILIDALN is encoded by the coding sequence ATGAAAAAAAACCTCTTATCTAGCGCAATTCTGCTCTCTCTTGCATTCCCTACGTTTGCAGCAGACGGTGACATTCATCAAGTGACGATTCTTGGTACCTCTGATCTCCATGGTCATTTTATGGCTTGGGATTACGCCGCCGACAAACTGAACATGCGTGGTAGTTTGAGCCAAATTTCGACTAAGGTAGATGAGATTCGCCAAGAGCAGCCGAACATCATCTTGGTAGATGCAGGTGATACGATTCAAGGTAACTTTGTTGAAACCTTCAAGGATGAGCCTGTCGACCCTATGATGCTTGGTTTCAACCATATGAAATACGACGTTTGGGTGCTAGGCAACCATGAGTTCGACTTTGGCTTAAAAGTACTGGATCGCTCGTTGACTCAGTTCCAAGGTCATTCATTGGGTGGCAACATTAAACGTGCTGATGGCAATCCATTCCTACCGGCTTACACGGTTATCGAACGCGGTGGAATTAAAATTGGTGTGATTGGTATGGATACACCAATGACACAAGTTTTCGCGGAAGGCACGAACAGACTTGAGGGTGTCACTTTTACTAACCCAACATTGGAAGTGCAGAAAGTCATTAAGCAAATCGACGACAAAGTTGACGCAATTGTGCTTGTCGCTCATATGGGTTTAGACAATGAAAATGACATTGCCAACACAGGTGTGACTGATATTGCCAATGGCAACCCAGAACTTGATGCAATCGTTGCGGGCCACATGCATACCCGTATCGACAAAGCAGTGGTTAATGGTGTGATCATCACTGAACCGGACAAGTACGGTCGCGCACTATCTCGAGTGGATCTTCAGTTTGAAGAGCGTGATGGCAAGTTCAACTTAGTCAACAAAGACAGCTTTACTTACAAGATCAAAGGGATCGACTCAGACAAAGATATGGATGAGTTGTACCAACCTTACCACAAACGCCTGCGTGATATGGCCAACCGTCCGGTGGCAGAGCTAACTGGTGTCGATTTGGTACCGGAAAATGAGATCCGAGGCATCCCACAAGTGCACATTCAAGATACGGGCATCAGTGCTTTGTTCCAAGAGGCGAGTTTTTTCTATGCGCCAAAAGCCAATGTGATTGCACTGCAAATTGATAATGATAACGCTGAGCTTGATGTCGGTCCGATTAAAGCAAAAGATATTGCTTACAACTACCAATATGCCGGCGGTGAAATTACGGTTTATCAAATGACTGGTAAAGAGCTTAAGACCTACATGGAATGGTCGGCAGGCTACTTTAACTCAGTTGTTCCTGGTGATGTTACTTACAGTTTCGACCCAATCCGTCGTGCTTCTAAGTACTCAACCAATGACTTTTTTGCTGGCGTAACTTACACCATTGATTTGACTCAACCAAAAGGAAAGCGCATTACCGATCTGCAATTTGCTGATGGAACTAAAATCACTGACGACACCGCGATTCAATTGGGAATGAACAGCTACCGTATGGGACACTTGACCAAGAAAGGCGGTGTGTTAGAAGGACGTGACTTCCCAGTACTGTTTGATACTGAAGCGGAGTACGGTGAGGAAGCGGGCACGATTCGTAACTTGACCATCAAGTACTTAACGGAAGAAAAAGCGGGCGTGTATCAAGGCATGCCAATGCAACGCTGGAAACTGGCGGGGTTGGATGACGGTTACGCTGAACAACGTGAAATCGTAAAAGCACTGATCAATGAAGGTAAAATTGATGTGCCGATGAGCGAAGATGGTCGTTACACGAATATCGCCTCGATCAATGTTCAAGGCCTAATGTTTGACAGCGAAAAAGCGATGCAGAAAGCGGTCGCGGAGCGAAAAGCTCTGCTTAAGCAAGCCTCTGCGGCTGATAAAGTGAATATCGAACGTGAGCTTATTTTGATTGATGCACTAAACTAA
- the rplT gene encoding 50S ribosomal protein L20, with product MPRVKRGVQARARHKKVLKQAKGYYGARSRVYRVAFQAVTKAGQYAYRDRRNKKRQFRQLWIARINAASRQNGLSYSRFINGLKKASIEIDRKILADIAVFDKAAFAVLVEKAKAAL from the coding sequence ATGCCTCGCGTAAAACGTGGTGTACAAGCTCGTGCACGTCATAAGAAAGTTCTAAAACAAGCTAAAGGTTACTACGGTGCACGTTCACGTGTTTACCGCGTAGCTTTCCAAGCAGTTACTAAAGCTGGTCAATACGCTTACCGTGACCGTCGCAACAAGAAACGTCAATTCCGTCAACTATGGATTGCACGTATCAACGCTGCATCTCGTCAAAATGGTCTATCTTACAGCCGTTTCATCAACGGTCTTAAGAAAGCATCTATCGAGATCGACCGTAAGATTCTTGCTGACATCGCAGTATTCGACAAAGCAGCATTTGCTGTACTAGTTGAAAAAGCGAAAGCTGCTCTTTAA
- the rpmI gene encoding 50S ribosomal protein L35, which produces MPKMKTNKGAAKRFKKTAGGIKYKHATKRHILTKRTTKNKRQLRPNAILPRCEVAAVVRMMPYA; this is translated from the coding sequence ATGCCTAAGATGAAAACCAACAAAGGTGCTGCTAAGCGTTTCAAGAAAACTGCTGGTGGTATTAAGTACAAGCACGCTACAAAACGTCACATCCTGACTAAGCGTACTACTAAGAACAAGCGTCAGCTACGTCCAAATGCAATCCTTCCTCGTTGTGAAGTGGCTGCAGTTGTTCGTATGATGCCATACGCTTAA
- the infC gene encoding translation initiation factor IF-3, which yields MKGGRRGQQPVKTNPHRLNGEIRGVREVRLTGADGESVGVVSIQEAIAAAEEAGMDLVEISPNAEPPVCRVMDYGKFLFEKSKSAKEQKKKQKQVQIKEVKFRPGTDIGDYQVKLRNLTGFLEDGNKVKVTIRFRGREMAHQEIGVDVLNRLKADTEEFAVVESFPKKIEGRQMIMVLAPKKK from the coding sequence ATTAAAGGCGGAAGACGCGGCCAACAGCCGGTAAAAACAAACCCGCACCGTTTGAACGGTGAAATTCGTGGCGTTCGTGAAGTTCGTTTAACTGGCGCTGACGGTGAATCAGTTGGTGTTGTATCGATTCAAGAAGCGATCGCAGCTGCTGAAGAAGCAGGCATGGATCTGGTTGAGATCAGTCCTAACGCTGAGCCACCAGTCTGTCGAGTGATGGACTACGGCAAATTCCTCTTTGAAAAGAGCAAATCTGCGAAAGAGCAGAAGAAAAAGCAAAAGCAGGTTCAGATTAAGGAAGTTAAATTCCGTCCTGGAACTGACATTGGAGACTATCAGGTAAAACTACGCAACCTGACTGGTTTCCTAGAAGACGGCAACAAAGTGAAGGTAACAATTCGCTTCCGTGGCCGTGAGATGGCTCACCAAGAGATCGGTGTTGACGTTCTAAATCGCTTGAAAGCCGACACAGAAGAATTTGCTGTTGTCGAATCTTTCCCTAAGAAGATTGAAGGCCGTCAAATGATCATGGTGTTGGCCCCTAAAAAGAAGTAA
- the thrS gene encoding threonine--tRNA ligase, which yields MPIITLPDGSQRQFDNPVSTLEVAQSIGPGLAKATIAGRVDGQRVDACDLIEQDASLEIITVKDEVDGLEIVRHSCAHLLGHAIKQLYPNAKMAIGPTIDNGFYYDIDLEESLTQEDLEKIEKRMKELAKTKYEVVKKKVSWQEARDTFEARGETYKMEILDENVSRDDRPGLYHHEEYIDMCRGPHVPNMSFCQHFTLLNVAGAYWRGNSDNKMLQRIYGTAFHDKKALKAHLTRLEEAAKRDHRKIGKQLDLFHMQQEAPGMVFWHHNGWSIFRDLEVFVRDKLNEYGYQEVKGPLMMDRVLWERSGHWDKYADAMFTTSSENREYAIKPMNCPGHVQIFNQGLKSYRDLPLRMAEFGSCHRNEPSGALHGIMRVRGFTQDDAHIFCTESQIQEEVTSCIKMVYDTYQTFGFDNIVVKLSTRPEKRVGSDEIWDQSEEALKQSLESMEIPYEIQEGEGAFYGPKIEFTLYDCLDRAWQCGTVQLDFNLPGRLGATYVGENNERLVPVMIHRAILGSLERFIGILIEDYAGFFPTWLAPEQAVIMNITDKQADYAQEVAQKLQKSGIRAKADLRNEKIGFKIREHTLKRVPYLLVCGDQEMEAGEIAVRTRKGKDLGKFKVDDFIAYIQDEIASRKLNLEE from the coding sequence ATGCCTATTATTACACTTCCTGACGGCAGTCAGCGTCAATTTGACAACCCAGTATCTACTTTAGAAGTTGCTCAATCTATCGGTCCAGGTCTTGCAAAAGCAACCATCGCGGGTCGTGTTGATGGTCAGCGCGTTGATGCGTGTGATCTGATTGAACAAGATGCAAGCCTTGAAATCATCACGGTTAAAGATGAAGTCGACGGTCTAGAAATCGTTCGTCACTCTTGTGCTCACCTTCTTGGTCACGCAATTAAACAGCTTTACCCAAATGCGAAAATGGCGATTGGTCCAACCATCGACAATGGTTTCTACTACGATATCGACCTAGAAGAATCGCTAACGCAAGAAGATCTAGAAAAGATCGAAAAGCGCATGAAAGAGCTGGCGAAAACCAAGTACGAAGTTGTTAAAAAGAAAGTTAGCTGGCAGGAAGCGCGTGACACATTTGAAGCGCGTGGCGAAACTTACAAGATGGAAATCTTGGATGAGAACGTATCTCGCGACGATCGTCCAGGCCTATACCATCACGAAGAATACATCGACATGTGTCGTGGTCCACACGTGCCAAACATGAGCTTCTGTCAACACTTCACTTTGCTGAATGTTGCGGGCGCATACTGGCGTGGTAACAGCGACAACAAGATGCTGCAACGTATCTACGGTACCGCTTTCCACGATAAGAAAGCACTTAAAGCGCACCTTACTCGCCTAGAAGAAGCGGCTAAGCGTGACCACCGTAAAATCGGTAAGCAACTAGACCTATTCCACATGCAGCAAGAAGCACCAGGTATGGTGTTCTGGCACCACAATGGTTGGTCTATTTTCCGTGATCTAGAAGTATTTGTTCGCGACAAGCTAAACGAATACGGTTACCAAGAAGTAAAAGGCCCACTAATGATGGACCGCGTTCTTTGGGAACGTTCAGGTCACTGGGACAAATACGCAGATGCGATGTTCACAACTTCTTCTGAGAACCGTGAATACGCGATCAAGCCAATGAACTGCCCAGGTCACGTGCAAATCTTCAACCAAGGTTTGAAATCTTACCGTGATCTACCACTACGTATGGCAGAGTTTGGTTCTTGTCACCGTAACGAACCATCAGGTGCACTACACGGCATCATGCGTGTACGCGGCTTTACTCAGGATGACGCTCACATCTTCTGTACTGAGAGCCAAATCCAAGAGGAAGTAACCAGCTGTATTAAGATGGTTTACGATACTTACCAAACATTTGGTTTTGACAATATCGTTGTGAAACTGTCTACTCGCCCAGAGAAGCGTGTAGGTTCAGATGAAATCTGGGATCAATCTGAAGAAGCATTGAAACAGTCTCTAGAATCAATGGAAATTCCATACGAGATTCAAGAAGGCGAGGGTGCGTTCTACGGTCCTAAGATCGAATTCACACTATACGACTGTCTAGACCGTGCATGGCAATGTGGTACAGTTCAGCTAGACTTCAACCTACCTGGTCGCCTTGGTGCAACTTACGTAGGTGAAAACAATGAGCGCCTAGTGCCAGTGATGATTCACCGTGCAATTCTAGGTTCTCTAGAGCGTTTCATCGGTATTCTTATCGAAGACTACGCGGGCTTCTTCCCAACTTGGTTGGCGCCAGAACAGGCAGTAATCATGAATATTACTGACAAACAGGCTGACTACGCACAAGAAGTTGCTCAAAAACTACAAAAAAGTGGAATTAGAGCTAAAGCGGACTTGAGAAATGAGAAGATTGGCTTTAAAATCCGCGAACACACTTTAAAGCGTGTACCGTACCTACTAGTTTGTGGCGACCAAGAGATGGAAGCTGGCGAAATTGCAGTACGTACTCGTAAAGGTAAGGATCTCGGCAAATTCAAAGTGGATGACTTTATCGCATACATCCAAGACGAGATCGCTAGCCGTAAGCTCAATCTGGAGGAATAA
- a CDS encoding methyl-accepting chemotaxis protein has protein sequence MQFSLKNLSIRTQVLVPVLLTTFALFVALWITKNNLQSEQELVSQNTRSLVFYKDTLAKIDDRIYPLRISAVYAIYDASRRDSFLSELKQSMGEITRELNEMEQEGSFDAEVQRVEKAIDQYVRQSEQAVSFFGRRDQGLVTQQEYNNFISTYRQTGNVMVSSINDLSKKVNQVTNTAMEQSEAAAANVQRIAMWTVLSVLALSLLVAWILSGMIVTPVQNLQQVMRKVAQGDLSARADADGKNEVAQLSQDVNKTVEQLHSTVDHLTRISEEVASASTELAAVMNQAENNAQQELAEIEQVASAVNELASTADNVSDNAQMADGTARNAEQLAHSAISTFDESNEASDQMGRALTDAACVVSKLKEQSEQINNVIEVISGISEQTNLLALNAAIEAARAGESGRGFAVVADEVRMLAARTQASTVEIQGIIEELQKQSGLANDSMQISLDMLNRNNELARHANDALMGITEAVTQINDANTQVATAAEQQSQVTQDINRNVVNMSELVNQNVAGISQSAAASSELSLLAEKQKAQLSFFKL, from the coding sequence ATGCAATTTTCTTTGAAAAACCTTTCTATACGCACTCAAGTACTTGTGCCGGTACTGTTGACCACTTTTGCGCTGTTTGTCGCGCTGTGGATCACCAAAAATAATTTGCAGTCAGAGCAAGAGCTTGTATCACAAAACACTCGCTCATTGGTGTTTTATAAAGATACCCTAGCCAAAATTGATGATCGTATTTACCCGTTACGAATCAGTGCGGTATATGCGATTTATGATGCATCACGCCGCGACTCTTTCCTGTCTGAGCTAAAGCAGAGCATGGGAGAGATCACTCGTGAACTGAATGAAATGGAACAGGAAGGTTCATTTGACGCAGAAGTGCAGCGCGTTGAGAAGGCGATTGATCAATATGTACGTCAGTCAGAGCAGGCGGTGAGCTTTTTTGGTCGTCGTGATCAGGGGCTAGTCACTCAGCAAGAGTACAACAACTTTATCTCTACTTACCGTCAAACGGGTAACGTGATGGTTTCGTCAATCAACGATTTGTCGAAAAAAGTTAACCAAGTGACCAATACGGCGATGGAACAGAGCGAAGCTGCGGCGGCGAATGTTCAGCGTATTGCGATGTGGACAGTCCTAAGTGTACTTGCGCTGTCGTTGTTAGTTGCGTGGATACTGTCTGGTATGATTGTTACTCCAGTGCAAAATCTTCAACAAGTTATGCGTAAAGTGGCGCAGGGCGATCTTTCTGCTCGTGCTGATGCTGATGGTAAAAACGAAGTGGCTCAGCTAAGCCAAGACGTAAACAAAACTGTAGAGCAGCTGCACAGTACTGTTGATCATCTAACACGCATCAGTGAAGAAGTGGCTTCTGCATCGACTGAGCTTGCTGCGGTTATGAACCAAGCAGAAAATAACGCTCAGCAAGAGTTGGCAGAAATTGAACAAGTTGCTTCTGCGGTAAATGAACTGGCAAGCACGGCTGATAACGTGAGTGACAACGCTCAAATGGCTGATGGTACAGCACGCAATGCAGAGCAACTTGCCCATTCAGCGATCTCGACCTTTGATGAGAGCAATGAAGCAAGCGATCAAATGGGGCGTGCCCTAACTGACGCTGCGTGCGTAGTTTCAAAACTGAAAGAGCAATCTGAGCAAATCAACAATGTGATTGAAGTGATCAGTGGTATCTCTGAGCAAACTAACCTGCTAGCACTTAACGCCGCAATTGAAGCTGCGCGAGCGGGTGAGTCAGGCCGTGGTTTTGCGGTCGTTGCGGATGAAGTTCGAATGCTTGCCGCGCGCACTCAAGCATCAACAGTTGAAATTCAAGGCATTATTGAAGAGCTTCAAAAGCAATCTGGCTTAGCCAATGACAGCATGCAAATCAGTTTGGATATGCTAAACCGCAACAACGAGTTGGCACGTCATGCAAACGATGCGTTGATGGGTATTACTGAAGCAGTGACTCAAATTAATGACGCCAACACACAAGTGGCGACAGCGGCAGAGCAGCAGTCTCAAGTGACACAAGACATCAACCGCAATGTGGTTAACATGTCTGAGTTGGTTAACCAAAACGTTGCTGGTATCAGCCAAAGTGCGGCAGCAAGTAGTGAGTTGTCACTATTAGCTGAGAAGCAAAAAGCACAACTATCATTCTTTAAACTGTAA
- a CDS encoding methyl-accepting chemotaxis protein, translating to MQFSMKNISIRTQVLVPVVFTIVALLIALGMTQNSLRKEQALIEDHMQSLMFYKDSLANIDDSVYPLRISAVYAIYDAERRKTFLAELTQGLQKVESILDTIEARGTFRSEAVKVREKIEQYVAVSKQATEFFAQRDKGLVTSQEYNDFISNYRVVGNELASAINDLSGRVNKINNQVMVESAQDLERVQSIAIWSVLAVLALSVFVAWILSGMIVAPIQKLQLVMHRVSEGDLRVRCESDGNNEIAKLSKDVNQTVEQLASTTDHLIRISEDVASASTELAAVMGQAEQNSHQELAEIEQVASAVNELASTANNVSDNAQLADSTAREADHLAQSALSTFNESNVASEQMSLALQDAAVVVNKLKEQSEQINNVIEVISGISEQTNLLALNAAIEAARAGESGRGFAVVADEVRMLAARTQESTGEIQAIIEELQKQSGLANDSMHLSIEMLEKNNELAKQANDALVGITEAVTRINDANTQVATAAEEQSQVTQDINRNVVNMSELVSQNVSGISQSATASTELSELAEKQKAQLSFFTL from the coding sequence ATGCAGTTTTCTATGAAAAATATCTCCATCCGCACTCAAGTTCTTGTTCCAGTAGTTTTTACTATTGTGGCTCTATTGATTGCGCTTGGAATGACACAAAATAGCTTACGGAAAGAACAGGCATTGATTGAAGATCATATGCAATCATTGATGTTCTACAAGGATTCACTCGCCAATATTGATGACAGTGTTTATCCATTGCGTATCAGTGCGGTATATGCGATTTACGATGCAGAACGCCGCAAAACATTCTTAGCAGAACTGACCCAAGGTCTACAAAAAGTGGAATCCATTCTGGATACCATTGAAGCTCGTGGTACTTTCCGCTCTGAAGCCGTGAAAGTTCGAGAAAAGATTGAGCAGTACGTGGCGGTTTCTAAACAAGCGACCGAGTTCTTTGCGCAGCGCGACAAAGGGCTGGTTACGTCACAAGAATATAATGATTTTATTAGTAACTACCGAGTTGTTGGGAATGAGTTGGCTTCTGCCATCAACGACCTATCGGGACGCGTTAACAAGATCAACAATCAAGTGATGGTGGAGTCAGCGCAAGACCTTGAGCGAGTCCAATCGATTGCAATCTGGTCAGTGTTAGCTGTGTTAGCGCTGTCTGTGTTCGTCGCTTGGATTCTATCGGGTATGATCGTGGCACCGATCCAAAAGCTCCAACTAGTGATGCACCGTGTTTCTGAGGGTGATCTTAGAGTTCGTTGCGAGTCTGATGGCAACAATGAAATTGCTAAGTTGAGCAAAGATGTGAATCAAACCGTTGAGCAACTTGCCTCAACAACAGACCATCTGATCCGCATTAGTGAAGATGTTGCCTCTGCTTCTACTGAGTTGGCGGCAGTCATGGGTCAAGCAGAGCAAAATTCACATCAGGAACTTGCAGAAATTGAGCAGGTAGCGTCAGCGGTGAATGAGTTGGCAAGTACGGCAAACAATGTGAGTGATAATGCTCAGTTAGCGGATAGCACAGCTCGAGAAGCGGACCATTTGGCTCAATCGGCGCTGTCTACGTTCAACGAAAGCAATGTAGCCAGTGAGCAGATGAGTTTAGCGCTTCAAGATGCGGCGGTGGTTGTCAACAAGTTGAAAGAGCAATCTGAGCAGATCAACAACGTGATTGAAGTCATCAGTGGTATCTCTGAGCAAACTAACTTGCTTGCGCTTAACGCCGCGATTGAAGCTGCTCGTGCCGGAGAATCCGGTCGTGGTTTTGCTGTGGTGGCTGATGAAGTGCGCATGCTAGCAGCGAGAACACAAGAATCAACTGGTGAGATTCAGGCGATTATTGAAGAGTTGCAGAAGCAATCAGGGTTAGCAAATGACAGCATGCATTTGAGTATTGAAATGCTAGAGAAGAACAATGAGTTGGCTAAGCAAGCTAATGATGCTCTAGTTGGTATTACTGAAGCGGTTACCCGCATTAATGATGCTAACACTCAAGTGGCGACGGCAGCAGAAGAGCAGTCACAAGTGACGCAAGATATAAACCGTAATGTCGTCAATATGTCTGAGTTGGTGAGTCAGAACGTTTCGGGAATTAGTCAAAGCGCGACTGCGAGTACGGAACTCTCTGAATTGGCAGAAAAACAGAAAGCTCAACTTTCGTTCTTTACGTTGTAA